Within the Thermovirga sp. genome, the region GGAGGCGTGGCTTGACATGAGGTTTGCCTGGAGTTGCTCGCTCTGTTCCGGCGGAATGAACTGGATGGAAAGGTCTCCGAAACCAGTGGTAACACCGTAGATGATCCTGCCTTCCTTGGCCCAGGTTCGGACCATGCCGGATCCTCTCTCCACAAAGGCTACAGCGGAGCGGTCGAGGGTCACCTTTCTTCCATCCCGGGCCACGCTGATGATATCCTCGAGCCTCAACGAGTGACCGTTCAACTCTATTGCCGAAGATCTCATAAAGGACCACCCCCGTAGTTATGTCAAAAACCATTTCGCACACAGATTATAGCGTAAATCACAACTTGACAATACCCGTGGGGGTTTTACACCGAGGGCATGTACCGTCCACCATGAGGTGGACCACCGCCTCACCGGGGTGATCTCTTTCAATGAGGACTTCGCCGCAGGCGGGACAATAGGTGTTTTCCCTCAACGAGAGGTTTCCGGCGTAGACATAATCCAGCGACTCTGCGGCTATCTCCTCCCTCGTCTCGATGTCGGACAGGGGTGAAGGCGGCCGATCCCAACGATAGGCCGGAAAATACCTCGAGATGTGAAGCGGTATAAGCTTTGAAACGCCGGCAATCCACTGGACCATCCTTTTGAACTCTTCGAGGGAATCGTTGATCCCGGGCACGACCAGGTGGGTTATCTCCAGGTGGACCGACCTTTCGACGGCGGTCGTTATCGTGCGCAGTACCGGATCAAGGGTGCCCTCGATCCTGGAGTAGGACAGGTCGGAAAAGCCCTTCAGGTCCACGTTCATCGCGTCTACCCACGGGATGAGATCCCCCAGTGGTTTTTGACAGATGTAGCCGTTGGTGACGAGGACGACTCCAAGGCCTGCCTTTTTCAGCGCTCGGGATGCGTCATAGATGAACTCGTACCACACGGTGGGTTCGTTGTACGTGAAGGCCACCGACGGGGTGCCGCGCTCACGGGAAAGATGAGGGACCTCCCCTGGGGTGACCTCCGCAAGGCCGGCGAATGTCTGGAACCGCGAGAGATGACAGTTCTGACAATAGGGGCAGAAAAGATTACAACCCACCGTCCCGAGAGAGAGGATCCTGCTTCCGGGTTTCCAGTGATAGAGGGGTTTTTTTTCGATAGGATCCACGGCGGCACAGGCCAGCCCGTAATTCAGGGTTACAAGCTTCCCGTCGACATTCTTCCTGACACCACAGGCTCCGATATTCCCCGGTGGAATGAGACACTCCCTGGGACAAAGAAGGCAATGGACTTTATCTCCTGAGGTTGTCCAGAAGAGAGCGGGCCTTTCCACGATTTAACCGCTCCGTTCCGCAGGATCTTCTGAAAAACGGCTTACCTTGAACCGGGAGAGGACAACCCTCTCTCCCATCCCAATCCCGGCTTTCCTCATGGCGATGGAAATCTGCTGTTCTACGGTATCCACGCCTTCCAAGTCCGGCAAGAGGACTCCTTTTCTCCCTCCCCTTTCGACGATCACCCCGTAAATTGAAGGGTCCAGGTCGGAGAGGTCTTCGATCAAGGCAGGTTCATCCAGGATATCCAGCGAGATGCGGCATTGGGCCATCTCTTCGGCCTCGAGGGGGGAAAACCTTGGGTCTTCCGACGCTGCCGCCCTGGCGTTGGAGACGATCTCCTCCCAAAGGTTGTCCCGCACCGGGCGGATTGTGCCTATACAGCCCCTCAACTCTCCCAGGGGCGCCTTTTTTATGGATACGAAGCATCCCCGCTTTATGGTCATTTCCGGCTTCGTGGAGTATTCGCGGGCATCGATATAAAAAAAAGGATCAAGCCTCGATGCCGTCAACTGCACGGCTCTTTTCGCCAGGAGGACATAGGGGTGCGGTTCAGCGGTCCTAACCTCAGGATACCCCATCAGGACTCCTCCCCGGAACATATCAAAAACGCGGAGGCATAGCCAACGCCGAAGGGGGCTTCGTAGGACAGGAACCTGATCTCCTCTCCCAGCGAAAGACCGATAAGGGCGAGGACCGACCGAAGCCCGCACTCGCCCGCGTTTCGAATGACCGCCTCGGCGAGGTTGAAAATCGGATCCGGTGACGACTCCCGAAGTGCTTCCACGATCGTTCG harbors:
- the amrA gene encoding AmmeMemoRadiSam system protein A, coding for MGYPEVRTAEPHPYVLLAKRAVQLTASRLDPFFYIDAREYSTKPEMTIKRGCFVSIKKAPLGELRGCIGTIRPVRDNLWEEIVSNARAAASEDPRFSPLEAEEMAQCRISLDILDEPALIEDLSDLDPSIYGVIVERGGRKGVLLPDLEGVDTVEQQISIAMRKAGIGMGERVVLSRFKVSRFSEDPAERSG
- the amrS gene encoding AmmeMemoRadiSam system radical SAM enzyme, giving the protein MVERPALFWTTSGDKVHCLLCPRECLIPPGNIGACGVRKNVDGKLVTLNYGLACAAVDPIEKKPLYHWKPGSRILSLGTVGCNLFCPYCQNCHLSRFQTFAGLAEVTPGEVPHLSRERGTPSVAFTYNEPTVWYEFIYDASRALKKAGLGVVLVTNGYICQKPLGDLIPWVDAMNVDLKGFSDLSYSRIEGTLDPVLRTITTAVERSVHLEITHLVVPGINDSLEEFKRMVQWIAGVSKLIPLHISRYFPAYRWDRPPSPLSDIETREEIAAESLDYVYAGNLSLRENTYCPACGEVLIERDHPGEAVVHLMVDGTCPRCKTPTGIVKL